The following coding sequences lie in one Kamptonema formosum PCC 6407 genomic window:
- a CDS encoding BON domain-containing protein: MKKLTPFLLSSILLLGVAACDNTAKTSANAPGSTQQEDIKTPDTKTVQDNRDDATSEIRRAQADADIRAREQRNNVTGGDTQRADADLASEVRSKLEVNITGGQLIVTAKDGAVTISGTVPNQNDLGTIEPLAKEIKGVNSVTNKAVVAGANPSPSTQPQSNN; encoded by the coding sequence ATGAAGAAGCTAACACCATTTCTCCTCAGTAGTATCTTATTATTAGGAGTTGCCGCTTGCGACAACACTGCCAAAACAAGTGCTAACGCTCCTGGTTCTACTCAGCAGGAAGATATCAAAACACCAGATACTAAGACAGTTCAGGATAACCGAGATGATGCTACTAGCGAGATTCGTAGAGCACAAGCAGATGCTGACATTCGCGCACGAGAACAACGTAACAATGTAACTGGTGGCGATACACAAAGAGCCGATGCCGACTTAGCGAGTGAAGTCCGTTCAAAATTAGAGGTCAATATCACCGGCGGTCAACTAATTGTTACCGCTAAAGATGGTGCAGTTACTATCTCAGGGACAGTGCCTAATCAAAACGATCTAGGCACGATTGAACCTTTAGCTAAAGAGATTAAAGGTGTCAACAGCGTAACTAATAAGGCAGTTGTAGCAGGCGCAAATCCCTCCCCTTCAACTCAGCCTCAATCCAACAATTAG
- a CDS encoding HEAT repeat domain-containing protein, which yields MTTLSIEQISIQLDSKNSADRMIALANLRHIPAVEAVPLIKKVLDDENLQVRSMAVFALGVKPTEECYPILVKLLANDPDYGIRADAAGALGYLGDIRAFDALIRAFYEDTDWLVRFSAAVSLGNLKDPRARDALLQGLDSEEVVMQQAAISALGEIKAVEAVEAILRFVQSEDWLIRQRLAEALGNLPSPKSVSALKYLEKDSNSQVSQAASLSLQRLSEEEGI from the coding sequence ATGACCACTTTAAGCATAGAGCAAATTTCAATCCAGTTAGACAGCAAAAATTCAGCCGATCGGATGATCGCTTTAGCCAACCTGCGGCATATTCCGGCGGTGGAGGCAGTACCTTTAATAAAAAAGGTGTTAGACGATGAAAATTTACAGGTGCGATCGATGGCAGTCTTTGCCCTGGGTGTGAAACCCACCGAAGAATGCTATCCGATTCTGGTGAAATTGCTAGCAAATGACCCAGATTACGGCATTCGTGCCGATGCTGCTGGCGCTTTGGGCTATTTAGGGGATATTAGAGCTTTTGATGCTTTAATACGCGCTTTTTATGAAGATACCGACTGGTTAGTGCGCTTCAGCGCCGCCGTATCTTTGGGTAATCTTAAAGATCCTCGCGCCCGCGACGCGCTACTACAAGGTTTGGATAGTGAAGAAGTTGTCATGCAGCAAGCAGCAATTTCAGCTTTGGGTGAGATCAAAGCTGTGGAAGCAGTGGAAGCGATTTTGCGGTTTGTCCAGTCGGAAGATTGGCTAATCCGCCAGCGTCTTGCTGAAGCTTTGGGGAATTTGCCTAGTCCTAAGAGTGTTTCTGCGCTGAAATACTTAGAAAAAGACAGCAATTCCCAAGTATCTCAAGCTGCATCGCTTTCACTTCAGCGTTTGTCTGAAGAGGAAGGGATTTAA
- a CDS encoding general stress protein produces MALGQQKRAVGAFSNYRDTEIALRELQSAGFPMSKVSVVAQNTDDDNIGDNIAGATVSSGKDKQVGRGAKAGATAGAVTGGLIGLIGSLTALSIPGIGPIVAGGTIATLLGDALVGGAIGAAAGGLVGGLVGLGVPEEQAKIYNDRLLRGEYLVFVEGTDAEIATAQSIFSVRGIQDWGIYDVPSSHDRDRVAHRDKRAVGVFSTRHETEQALSELRNAGFNMDNVSVIARDADRQDDIAGIDVQDSAGNKADLGAAKGAVTGGALGGLTGLLVGLGLVAIPGIGPIMLAGAGATALATTLTGTAIGATAGGLIGALVGLGIPEERARAYSDRIAKGDYLVMVKGTDDQIARAESILSPRGIQEWGIYDYPSVDTARANYGTPGTPSVDTTPLYNREPDASARRLG; encoded by the coding sequence ATGGCTTTAGGTCAACAAAAGCGAGCTGTAGGAGCATTTTCAAATTACCGAGATACAGAAATAGCGCTTAGAGAGCTTCAAAGTGCAGGCTTTCCCATGAGTAAAGTTTCTGTAGTTGCACAAAATACCGATGATGACAACATCGGTGACAACATCGCGGGAGCTACAGTTAGTAGTGGTAAAGACAAGCAAGTAGGGCGCGGCGCTAAAGCAGGTGCCACCGCCGGGGCTGTAACGGGAGGCTTGATTGGCTTAATCGGCAGCCTAACTGCGCTGAGTATTCCGGGAATTGGCCCGATAGTAGCAGGTGGTACGATCGCAACTCTTCTCGGAGATGCTTTAGTAGGAGGTGCGATCGGTGCTGCTGCTGGCGGTTTAGTGGGTGGATTGGTAGGTTTAGGTGTTCCTGAAGAGCAAGCAAAAATTTACAACGATCGCCTCTTAAGAGGTGAGTATCTAGTATTTGTAGAAGGTACTGATGCCGAAATCGCCACAGCCCAGAGTATCTTCAGTGTACGCGGCATCCAAGACTGGGGCATCTACGACGTACCCAGCAGTCACGATCGAGACAGAGTTGCCCACCGAGACAAGCGGGCAGTAGGCGTTTTCTCCACCCGCCACGAGACAGAACAAGCACTCAGCGAGCTGAGAAATGCTGGTTTTAACATGGACAACGTTTCTGTCATCGCGCGAGATGCCGATCGGCAAGATGACATTGCAGGCATTGACGTACAAGATAGCGCCGGCAACAAAGCAGATTTAGGTGCAGCTAAAGGGGCCGTGACTGGCGGCGCTTTGGGCGGTTTGACAGGTTTACTGGTGGGATTGGGTTTAGTAGCCATTCCTGGTATTGGCCCAATTATGCTGGCTGGAGCCGGTGCAACTGCACTCGCAACTACCCTCACAGGTACGGCAATTGGTGCCACCGCTGGCGGTTTGATTGGGGCCTTAGTCGGCTTGGGAATTCCCGAAGAGCGGGCTAGAGCTTATAGCGATCGCATCGCCAAGGGTGATTATTTAGTGATGGTCAAAGGAACAGACGACCAGATCGCCAGAGCCGAATCTATTCTAAGCCCGCGAGGTATTCAAGAATGGGGGATTTACGATTACCCCAGCGTAGATACAGCTCGTGCTAACTACGGCACTCCCGGTACTCCTAGCGTCGATACCACTCCTCTTTACAATCGCGAGCCTGATGCGAGCGCTCGCCGCTTGGGATAA